In Mycteria americana isolate JAX WOST 10 ecotype Jacksonville Zoo and Gardens chromosome 3, USCA_MyAme_1.0, whole genome shotgun sequence, a single genomic region encodes these proteins:
- the PPP4R3B gene encoding serine/threonine-protein phosphatase 4 regulatory subunit 3B isoform X6, with amino-acid sequence MSDTRRRVKVYTLNEDRQWDDRGTGHVSSTYVERLKGMSLLVRAESDGSLLLESKINPNTAYQKQQDTLIVWSEAENYDLALSFQEKAGCDEIWEKICQVQGKDPSVEVTQDLIESEEEHIEEMPETSPLIDLPTCELNKLEEIADLVTSVLSSPIRREKLALALENEGYIKKLLQLFQVCENLENTEGLHHLYEIIRGILFLNKATLFEVMFSDECIMDVVGCLEYDPSLAQPKRHREFLTKTAKFKEVIPITDSELRQKIHQTYRVQYIQDIILPTPSVFEENFLSTLTSFIFFNKVEIVSMLQEDEKFLSEVFAQLTDEATDDDKRCELVNFFKEFCAFSQTLQPQNRDAFFKTLAKLGILPALEIVMGMDDLQVRSAATDIFSYLVEFSPSMVREFVMQEAQQSDDDILLINVVIEQMICDTDPELGGAVQLMGLLRTLIDPENMLATANVRKYKGKTEKSEFLNFFYNHCMHVLTAPLLANTSEDKCEKDAVVGSTKSNTICPDNYQTAQLLALILELLTFCVEHHTYHIKNYIMNKDLLRRVLVLMNSKHTFLALCALRFMRRIIGLKDEFYNRYITKGNLFEPVINALLDNGTRYNLLNSAVIELFEFIRVEDIKSLIAHIVENFYNALESIEYVQTFKGLKTKYEQEKDRQNQKLNSVPSILRSNRFRRDARALEEDEEMWFNEDEEEEGEAVVPPVEKSKQEDDFPDSYEKFMETKKASAANGANGANSKSVAAQTSPASSNGSSSKNATLTTAVTATKGSLVGLVDYPDDEDDDEEEETSPRKRPRLGS; translated from the exons ATGTCGGACACCCGTCGGCGGGTGAAGGTCTACACCCTCAACGAGGATCGGCAATGGGACGACAGGGGCACCGGGCACGTCTCCTCCACCTATGTGGAGCGGCTCAAGGGGATGTCGCTGCTGGTGCGCGCCGAGTCGGACG GTTCGCTACTGTTAGAATCGAAGATAAATCCAAATACTGCATATCAAAAACAGCAG GACACCCTGATTGTTTGGTCAGAAGCAGAAAACTATGATTTAGCACTGAGTTTTCAAGAAAAAGCTGGCTGTGATGAAATTTGGGAAAAAATCTGCCAG GTTCAAGGTAAGGATCCTTCAGTGGAAGTCACACAGGACCTTATTGAGTCAGAAGAGGAACACATAGAAGAAATGCCTGAAACTAGTCCTTTGATCGACCTTCCTACTTGTGAACTCAACAAACTTGAAGAGATTGCTGACCTAGTTACCTCTGTTCTCTCCTCACCCATCCGTAGAGAAAAGCTAGCGCTGGCCTTGGAGAATGAAGGCTATATTAAAAAACTATTACAGCTTTTCCAAGTCTGTGAGAATTTAGAGAACACCGAAGGCTTACATCATTTGTATGAAATTATTAGAGGAATTTTGTTCCTCAACAAAGCAACTCTGTTTGAGGTGATGTTTTCTGACGAGTGTATTATGGATGTTGTTGGATGCCTTGAGTATGATCCTTCTTTGGCTCAGCCAAAACGGCACAGGGAGTTCTTGACCAAAACAGCAAAATTTAAGGAGGTTATTCCTATAACAGACTCTGAACTCAGGCAAAAAATCCACCAGACTTACAGGGTACAGTATATTCAGGACATCATCTTGCCGACACCGTCTGTTTTtgaagagaattttctttctaCCCtcacttcctttattttcttcaacaaaGTTGAGATTGTCAGTATGTTGCAG GAAGACGAGAAATTTTTGTCTGAAGTTTTTGCACAATTAACAGATGAAGCTACAGATGATGACAAACGATGTGAATTG GTTAACTTTTTCAAGGAATTCTGTGCGTTTTCTCAGACGTTACAACCTCAGAACAgagatgcatttttcaaaactttgGCAAAGTTGGGAATTCTTCCAGCTCTTGAAATTGTAATG GGAATGGATGATCTGCAAGTTAGATCTGCTGCTACAGATATATTTTCTTATCTAGTAGAATTTAGTCCATCCATGGTCCGAGAATTTGTAATGCAAGAGGCTCAGCAGAGTGATGAT gatATCCTTCTCATCAATGTGGTCATTGAGCAGATGATCTGCGATACTGATCCTGAGCTTGGGGGAGCCGTTCAGTTAATGGGGCTCTTGCGTACTCTGATAGATCCAGAGAATATGTTGGCCACAGCTAATGTAAGAAAATACAAAGGG aaaacagaaaaaagtgaaTTTCTCAATTTCTTCTACAACCATTGTATGCATGTTCTTACTGCACCGCTTCTGGCTAATACATCAGAGGACAAATGTGAAAAAG ATGCAGTAGTTGGGTCCACTAAGAGTAATACAATTTGTCCTG ATAATTATCAAACGGCACAACTACTTGCCTTAATTTTGGAGCTGCTTACTTTTTGTGTGGAGCACCACACTTATCACATCAAGAATTACATTATGAACAAAGATTTGCTAAGAAGAGTACTGGTCTTGATGAATTCAAAACACACATTTCTGGCCTTGT GTGCTCTTCGCTTCATGAGGAGGATAATTGGCCTCAAAGATGAATTTTATAACCGTTACATCACCAAGGGAAATCTGTTTGAACCAGTGATAAATGCTCTGTTAGATAATGGAACGAGGTACAATCTGCTCAACTCTGCTGTGATTGAGCTGTTTGAATTCATCCGAGTG GAAGATATTAAGTCCCTTATTGCACATATAGTTGAAAACTTTTATAATGCACTTGAATCTATCGAATATGTTCAGACATTCAAGGGACTGAAGACAAAATACGAGCAAGAAAAAGACCGACAAAACCAGAAACTGAACAG TGTTCCATCTATATTGCGTAGCAATAGATTTCGCAGAGATGCAAGAGCCTTagaggaggatgaagaaatgTGGTTCAATGAAGACGAAGAGGAAGAAGGTGAAGCTGTTGTACCTCCAGTTGAGAAGTCAAAACAGGAGGATGATTTTCCAGATAGCTATGAAAAATTTATGGAAACTAAAAAAG CCAGCGCAGCCAATGGTGCAAACGGTGCAAACAGTAAATCCGTGGCAGCTCAGACGTCACCAGCAAGCTCCAACGGCTCCTCTTCAAAGAACGCAACCCTGACCACAGCGGTGACAGCCACGAAG gGAAGTCTAGTTGGCCTAGTGGATTATcctgatgatgaagatgatgatgaagaggaggagacaTCTCCAAGGAAAAGACCTCGTCTGGGTTCATAA
- the PPP4R3B gene encoding serine/threonine-protein phosphatase 4 regulatory subunit 3B isoform X4 yields MSDTRRRVKVYTLNEDRQWDDRGTGHVSSTYVERLKGMSLLVRAESDGSLLLESKINPNTAYQKQQDTLIVWSEAENYDLALSFQEKAGCDEIWEKICQVQGKDPSVEVTQDLIESEEEHIEEMPETSPLIDLPTCELNKLEEIADLVTSVLSSPIRREKLALALENEGYIKKLLQLFQVCENLENTEGLHHLYEIIRGILFLNKATLFEVMFSDECIMDVVGCLEYDPSLAQPKRHREFLTKTAKFKEVIPITDSELRQKIHQTYRVQYIQDIILPTPSVFEENFLSTLTSFIFFNKVEIVSMLQEDEKFLSEVFAQLTDEATDDDKRCELVNFFKEFCAFSQTLQPQNRDAFFKTLAKLGILPALEIVMGMDDLQVRSAATDIFSYLVEFSPSMVREFVMQEAQQSDDDILLINVVIEQMICDTDPELGGAVQLMGLLRTLIDPENMLATANKTEKSEFLNFFYNHCMHVLTAPLLANTSEDKCEKDAVVGSTKSNTICPDNYQTAQLLALILELLTFCVEHHTYHIKNYIMNKDLLRRVLVLMNSKHTFLALCALRFMRRIIGLKDEFYNRYITKGNLFEPVINALLDNGTRYNLLNSAVIELFEFIRVEDIKSLIAHIVENFYNALESIEYVQTFKGLKTKYEQEKDRQNQKLNSNRFRRDARALEEDEEMWFNEDEEEEGEAVVPPVEKSKQEDDFPDSYEKFMETKKAKESEDKENLPKRTSAGGFKFTFSHSASAANGANGANSKSVAAQTSPASSNGSSSKNATLTTAVTATKGSLVGLVDYPDDEDDDEEEETSPRKRPRLGS; encoded by the exons ATGTCGGACACCCGTCGGCGGGTGAAGGTCTACACCCTCAACGAGGATCGGCAATGGGACGACAGGGGCACCGGGCACGTCTCCTCCACCTATGTGGAGCGGCTCAAGGGGATGTCGCTGCTGGTGCGCGCCGAGTCGGACG GTTCGCTACTGTTAGAATCGAAGATAAATCCAAATACTGCATATCAAAAACAGCAG GACACCCTGATTGTTTGGTCAGAAGCAGAAAACTATGATTTAGCACTGAGTTTTCAAGAAAAAGCTGGCTGTGATGAAATTTGGGAAAAAATCTGCCAG GTTCAAGGTAAGGATCCTTCAGTGGAAGTCACACAGGACCTTATTGAGTCAGAAGAGGAACACATAGAAGAAATGCCTGAAACTAGTCCTTTGATCGACCTTCCTACTTGTGAACTCAACAAACTTGAAGAGATTGCTGACCTAGTTACCTCTGTTCTCTCCTCACCCATCCGTAGAGAAAAGCTAGCGCTGGCCTTGGAGAATGAAGGCTATATTAAAAAACTATTACAGCTTTTCCAAGTCTGTGAGAATTTAGAGAACACCGAAGGCTTACATCATTTGTATGAAATTATTAGAGGAATTTTGTTCCTCAACAAAGCAACTCTGTTTGAGGTGATGTTTTCTGACGAGTGTATTATGGATGTTGTTGGATGCCTTGAGTATGATCCTTCTTTGGCTCAGCCAAAACGGCACAGGGAGTTCTTGACCAAAACAGCAAAATTTAAGGAGGTTATTCCTATAACAGACTCTGAACTCAGGCAAAAAATCCACCAGACTTACAGGGTACAGTATATTCAGGACATCATCTTGCCGACACCGTCTGTTTTtgaagagaattttctttctaCCCtcacttcctttattttcttcaacaaaGTTGAGATTGTCAGTATGTTGCAG GAAGACGAGAAATTTTTGTCTGAAGTTTTTGCACAATTAACAGATGAAGCTACAGATGATGACAAACGATGTGAATTG GTTAACTTTTTCAAGGAATTCTGTGCGTTTTCTCAGACGTTACAACCTCAGAACAgagatgcatttttcaaaactttgGCAAAGTTGGGAATTCTTCCAGCTCTTGAAATTGTAATG GGAATGGATGATCTGCAAGTTAGATCTGCTGCTACAGATATATTTTCTTATCTAGTAGAATTTAGTCCATCCATGGTCCGAGAATTTGTAATGCAAGAGGCTCAGCAGAGTGATGAT gatATCCTTCTCATCAATGTGGTCATTGAGCAGATGATCTGCGATACTGATCCTGAGCTTGGGGGAGCCGTTCAGTTAATGGGGCTCTTGCGTACTCTGATAGATCCAGAGAATATGTTGGCCACAGCTAAT aaaacagaaaaaagtgaaTTTCTCAATTTCTTCTACAACCATTGTATGCATGTTCTTACTGCACCGCTTCTGGCTAATACATCAGAGGACAAATGTGAAAAAG ATGCAGTAGTTGGGTCCACTAAGAGTAATACAATTTGTCCTG ATAATTATCAAACGGCACAACTACTTGCCTTAATTTTGGAGCTGCTTACTTTTTGTGTGGAGCACCACACTTATCACATCAAGAATTACATTATGAACAAAGATTTGCTAAGAAGAGTACTGGTCTTGATGAATTCAAAACACACATTTCTGGCCTTGT GTGCTCTTCGCTTCATGAGGAGGATAATTGGCCTCAAAGATGAATTTTATAACCGTTACATCACCAAGGGAAATCTGTTTGAACCAGTGATAAATGCTCTGTTAGATAATGGAACGAGGTACAATCTGCTCAACTCTGCTGTGATTGAGCTGTTTGAATTCATCCGAGTG GAAGATATTAAGTCCCTTATTGCACATATAGTTGAAAACTTTTATAATGCACTTGAATCTATCGAATATGTTCAGACATTCAAGGGACTGAAGACAAAATACGAGCAAGAAAAAGACCGACAAAACCAGAAACTGAACAG CAATAGATTTCGCAGAGATGCAAGAGCCTTagaggaggatgaagaaatgTGGTTCAATGAAGACGAAGAGGAAGAAGGTGAAGCTGTTGTACCTCCAGTTGAGAAGTCAAAACAGGAGGATGATTTTCCAGATAGCTATGAAAAATTTATGGAAACTAAAAAAG CTAAGGAGAGTGAAGACAAAGAGAATCTTCCAAAAAGGACTTCAGCTGGGGGATTCAAATTCACTTTTTCCCACTCAGCCAGCGCAGCCAATGGTGCAAACGGTGCAAACAGTAAATCCGTGGCAGCTCAGACGTCACCAGCAAGCTCCAACGGCTCCTCTTCAAAGAACGCAACCCTGACCACAGCGGTGACAGCCACGAAG gGAAGTCTAGTTGGCCTAGTGGATTATcctgatgatgaagatgatgatgaagaggaggagacaTCTCCAAGGAAAAGACCTCGTCTGGGTTCATAA
- the PPP4R3B gene encoding serine/threonine-protein phosphatase 4 regulatory subunit 3B isoform X2 produces MSDTRRRVKVYTLNEDRQWDDRGTGHVSSTYVERLKGMSLLVRAESDGSLLLESKINPNTAYQKQQDTLIVWSEAENYDLALSFQEKAGCDEIWEKICQVQGKDPSVEVTQDLIESEEEHIEEMPETSPLIDLPTCELNKLEEIADLVTSVLSSPIRREKLALALENEGYIKKLLQLFQVCENLENTEGLHHLYEIIRGILFLNKATLFEVMFSDECIMDVVGCLEYDPSLAQPKRHREFLTKTAKFKEVIPITDSELRQKIHQTYRVQYIQDIILPTPSVFEENFLSTLTSFIFFNKVEIVSMLQEDEKFLSEVFAQLTDEATDDDKRCELVNFFKEFCAFSQTLQPQNRDAFFKTLAKLGILPALEIVMGMDDLQVRSAATDIFSYLVEFSPSMVREFVMQEAQQSDDDILLINVVIEQMICDTDPELGGAVQLMGLLRTLIDPENMLATANKTEKSEFLNFFYNHCMHVLTAPLLANTSEDKCEKDAVVGSTKSNTICPDNYQTAQLLALILELLTFCVEHHTYHIKNYIMNKDLLRRVLVLMNSKHTFLALCALRFMRRIIGLKDEFYNRYITKGNLFEPVINALLDNGTRYNLLNSAVIELFEFIRVEDIKSLIAHIVENFYNALESIEYVQTFKGLKTKYEQEKDRQNQKLNSVPSILRSNRFRRDARALEEDEEMWFNEDEEEEGEAVVPPVEKSKQEDDFPDSYEKFMETKKAKESEDKENLPKRTSAGGFKFTFSHSASAANGANGANSKSVAAQTSPASSNGSSSKNATLTTAVTATKGSLVGLVDYPDDEDDDEEEETSPRKRPRLGS; encoded by the exons ATGTCGGACACCCGTCGGCGGGTGAAGGTCTACACCCTCAACGAGGATCGGCAATGGGACGACAGGGGCACCGGGCACGTCTCCTCCACCTATGTGGAGCGGCTCAAGGGGATGTCGCTGCTGGTGCGCGCCGAGTCGGACG GTTCGCTACTGTTAGAATCGAAGATAAATCCAAATACTGCATATCAAAAACAGCAG GACACCCTGATTGTTTGGTCAGAAGCAGAAAACTATGATTTAGCACTGAGTTTTCAAGAAAAAGCTGGCTGTGATGAAATTTGGGAAAAAATCTGCCAG GTTCAAGGTAAGGATCCTTCAGTGGAAGTCACACAGGACCTTATTGAGTCAGAAGAGGAACACATAGAAGAAATGCCTGAAACTAGTCCTTTGATCGACCTTCCTACTTGTGAACTCAACAAACTTGAAGAGATTGCTGACCTAGTTACCTCTGTTCTCTCCTCACCCATCCGTAGAGAAAAGCTAGCGCTGGCCTTGGAGAATGAAGGCTATATTAAAAAACTATTACAGCTTTTCCAAGTCTGTGAGAATTTAGAGAACACCGAAGGCTTACATCATTTGTATGAAATTATTAGAGGAATTTTGTTCCTCAACAAAGCAACTCTGTTTGAGGTGATGTTTTCTGACGAGTGTATTATGGATGTTGTTGGATGCCTTGAGTATGATCCTTCTTTGGCTCAGCCAAAACGGCACAGGGAGTTCTTGACCAAAACAGCAAAATTTAAGGAGGTTATTCCTATAACAGACTCTGAACTCAGGCAAAAAATCCACCAGACTTACAGGGTACAGTATATTCAGGACATCATCTTGCCGACACCGTCTGTTTTtgaagagaattttctttctaCCCtcacttcctttattttcttcaacaaaGTTGAGATTGTCAGTATGTTGCAG GAAGACGAGAAATTTTTGTCTGAAGTTTTTGCACAATTAACAGATGAAGCTACAGATGATGACAAACGATGTGAATTG GTTAACTTTTTCAAGGAATTCTGTGCGTTTTCTCAGACGTTACAACCTCAGAACAgagatgcatttttcaaaactttgGCAAAGTTGGGAATTCTTCCAGCTCTTGAAATTGTAATG GGAATGGATGATCTGCAAGTTAGATCTGCTGCTACAGATATATTTTCTTATCTAGTAGAATTTAGTCCATCCATGGTCCGAGAATTTGTAATGCAAGAGGCTCAGCAGAGTGATGAT gatATCCTTCTCATCAATGTGGTCATTGAGCAGATGATCTGCGATACTGATCCTGAGCTTGGGGGAGCCGTTCAGTTAATGGGGCTCTTGCGTACTCTGATAGATCCAGAGAATATGTTGGCCACAGCTAAT aaaacagaaaaaagtgaaTTTCTCAATTTCTTCTACAACCATTGTATGCATGTTCTTACTGCACCGCTTCTGGCTAATACATCAGAGGACAAATGTGAAAAAG ATGCAGTAGTTGGGTCCACTAAGAGTAATACAATTTGTCCTG ATAATTATCAAACGGCACAACTACTTGCCTTAATTTTGGAGCTGCTTACTTTTTGTGTGGAGCACCACACTTATCACATCAAGAATTACATTATGAACAAAGATTTGCTAAGAAGAGTACTGGTCTTGATGAATTCAAAACACACATTTCTGGCCTTGT GTGCTCTTCGCTTCATGAGGAGGATAATTGGCCTCAAAGATGAATTTTATAACCGTTACATCACCAAGGGAAATCTGTTTGAACCAGTGATAAATGCTCTGTTAGATAATGGAACGAGGTACAATCTGCTCAACTCTGCTGTGATTGAGCTGTTTGAATTCATCCGAGTG GAAGATATTAAGTCCCTTATTGCACATATAGTTGAAAACTTTTATAATGCACTTGAATCTATCGAATATGTTCAGACATTCAAGGGACTGAAGACAAAATACGAGCAAGAAAAAGACCGACAAAACCAGAAACTGAACAG TGTTCCATCTATATTGCGTAGCAATAGATTTCGCAGAGATGCAAGAGCCTTagaggaggatgaagaaatgTGGTTCAATGAAGACGAAGAGGAAGAAGGTGAAGCTGTTGTACCTCCAGTTGAGAAGTCAAAACAGGAGGATGATTTTCCAGATAGCTATGAAAAATTTATGGAAACTAAAAAAG CTAAGGAGAGTGAAGACAAAGAGAATCTTCCAAAAAGGACTTCAGCTGGGGGATTCAAATTCACTTTTTCCCACTCAGCCAGCGCAGCCAATGGTGCAAACGGTGCAAACAGTAAATCCGTGGCAGCTCAGACGTCACCAGCAAGCTCCAACGGCTCCTCTTCAAAGAACGCAACCCTGACCACAGCGGTGACAGCCACGAAG gGAAGTCTAGTTGGCCTAGTGGATTATcctgatgatgaagatgatgatgaagaggaggagacaTCTCCAAGGAAAAGACCTCGTCTGGGTTCATAA
- the PPP4R3B gene encoding serine/threonine-protein phosphatase 4 regulatory subunit 3B isoform X1, translating into MSDTRRRVKVYTLNEDRQWDDRGTGHVSSTYVERLKGMSLLVRAESDGSLLLESKINPNTAYQKQQDTLIVWSEAENYDLALSFQEKAGCDEIWEKICQVQGKDPSVEVTQDLIESEEEHIEEMPETSPLIDLPTCELNKLEEIADLVTSVLSSPIRREKLALALENEGYIKKLLQLFQVCENLENTEGLHHLYEIIRGILFLNKATLFEVMFSDECIMDVVGCLEYDPSLAQPKRHREFLTKTAKFKEVIPITDSELRQKIHQTYRVQYIQDIILPTPSVFEENFLSTLTSFIFFNKVEIVSMLQEDEKFLSEVFAQLTDEATDDDKRCELVNFFKEFCAFSQTLQPQNRDAFFKTLAKLGILPALEIVMGMDDLQVRSAATDIFSYLVEFSPSMVREFVMQEAQQSDDDILLINVVIEQMICDTDPELGGAVQLMGLLRTLIDPENMLATANVRKYKGKTEKSEFLNFFYNHCMHVLTAPLLANTSEDKCEKDAVVGSTKSNTICPDNYQTAQLLALILELLTFCVEHHTYHIKNYIMNKDLLRRVLVLMNSKHTFLALCALRFMRRIIGLKDEFYNRYITKGNLFEPVINALLDNGTRYNLLNSAVIELFEFIRVEDIKSLIAHIVENFYNALESIEYVQTFKGLKTKYEQEKDRQNQKLNSVPSILRSNRFRRDARALEEDEEMWFNEDEEEEGEAVVPPVEKSKQEDDFPDSYEKFMETKKAKESEDKENLPKRTSAGGFKFTFSHSASAANGANGANSKSVAAQTSPASSNGSSSKNATLTTAVTATKGSLVGLVDYPDDEDDDEEEETSPRKRPRLGS; encoded by the exons ATGTCGGACACCCGTCGGCGGGTGAAGGTCTACACCCTCAACGAGGATCGGCAATGGGACGACAGGGGCACCGGGCACGTCTCCTCCACCTATGTGGAGCGGCTCAAGGGGATGTCGCTGCTGGTGCGCGCCGAGTCGGACG GTTCGCTACTGTTAGAATCGAAGATAAATCCAAATACTGCATATCAAAAACAGCAG GACACCCTGATTGTTTGGTCAGAAGCAGAAAACTATGATTTAGCACTGAGTTTTCAAGAAAAAGCTGGCTGTGATGAAATTTGGGAAAAAATCTGCCAG GTTCAAGGTAAGGATCCTTCAGTGGAAGTCACACAGGACCTTATTGAGTCAGAAGAGGAACACATAGAAGAAATGCCTGAAACTAGTCCTTTGATCGACCTTCCTACTTGTGAACTCAACAAACTTGAAGAGATTGCTGACCTAGTTACCTCTGTTCTCTCCTCACCCATCCGTAGAGAAAAGCTAGCGCTGGCCTTGGAGAATGAAGGCTATATTAAAAAACTATTACAGCTTTTCCAAGTCTGTGAGAATTTAGAGAACACCGAAGGCTTACATCATTTGTATGAAATTATTAGAGGAATTTTGTTCCTCAACAAAGCAACTCTGTTTGAGGTGATGTTTTCTGACGAGTGTATTATGGATGTTGTTGGATGCCTTGAGTATGATCCTTCTTTGGCTCAGCCAAAACGGCACAGGGAGTTCTTGACCAAAACAGCAAAATTTAAGGAGGTTATTCCTATAACAGACTCTGAACTCAGGCAAAAAATCCACCAGACTTACAGGGTACAGTATATTCAGGACATCATCTTGCCGACACCGTCTGTTTTtgaagagaattttctttctaCCCtcacttcctttattttcttcaacaaaGTTGAGATTGTCAGTATGTTGCAG GAAGACGAGAAATTTTTGTCTGAAGTTTTTGCACAATTAACAGATGAAGCTACAGATGATGACAAACGATGTGAATTG GTTAACTTTTTCAAGGAATTCTGTGCGTTTTCTCAGACGTTACAACCTCAGAACAgagatgcatttttcaaaactttgGCAAAGTTGGGAATTCTTCCAGCTCTTGAAATTGTAATG GGAATGGATGATCTGCAAGTTAGATCTGCTGCTACAGATATATTTTCTTATCTAGTAGAATTTAGTCCATCCATGGTCCGAGAATTTGTAATGCAAGAGGCTCAGCAGAGTGATGAT gatATCCTTCTCATCAATGTGGTCATTGAGCAGATGATCTGCGATACTGATCCTGAGCTTGGGGGAGCCGTTCAGTTAATGGGGCTCTTGCGTACTCTGATAGATCCAGAGAATATGTTGGCCACAGCTAATGTAAGAAAATACAAAGGG aaaacagaaaaaagtgaaTTTCTCAATTTCTTCTACAACCATTGTATGCATGTTCTTACTGCACCGCTTCTGGCTAATACATCAGAGGACAAATGTGAAAAAG ATGCAGTAGTTGGGTCCACTAAGAGTAATACAATTTGTCCTG ATAATTATCAAACGGCACAACTACTTGCCTTAATTTTGGAGCTGCTTACTTTTTGTGTGGAGCACCACACTTATCACATCAAGAATTACATTATGAACAAAGATTTGCTAAGAAGAGTACTGGTCTTGATGAATTCAAAACACACATTTCTGGCCTTGT GTGCTCTTCGCTTCATGAGGAGGATAATTGGCCTCAAAGATGAATTTTATAACCGTTACATCACCAAGGGAAATCTGTTTGAACCAGTGATAAATGCTCTGTTAGATAATGGAACGAGGTACAATCTGCTCAACTCTGCTGTGATTGAGCTGTTTGAATTCATCCGAGTG GAAGATATTAAGTCCCTTATTGCACATATAGTTGAAAACTTTTATAATGCACTTGAATCTATCGAATATGTTCAGACATTCAAGGGACTGAAGACAAAATACGAGCAAGAAAAAGACCGACAAAACCAGAAACTGAACAG TGTTCCATCTATATTGCGTAGCAATAGATTTCGCAGAGATGCAAGAGCCTTagaggaggatgaagaaatgTGGTTCAATGAAGACGAAGAGGAAGAAGGTGAAGCTGTTGTACCTCCAGTTGAGAAGTCAAAACAGGAGGATGATTTTCCAGATAGCTATGAAAAATTTATGGAAACTAAAAAAG CTAAGGAGAGTGAAGACAAAGAGAATCTTCCAAAAAGGACTTCAGCTGGGGGATTCAAATTCACTTTTTCCCACTCAGCCAGCGCAGCCAATGGTGCAAACGGTGCAAACAGTAAATCCGTGGCAGCTCAGACGTCACCAGCAAGCTCCAACGGCTCCTCTTCAAAGAACGCAACCCTGACCACAGCGGTGACAGCCACGAAG gGAAGTCTAGTTGGCCTAGTGGATTATcctgatgatgaagatgatgatgaagaggaggagacaTCTCCAAGGAAAAGACCTCGTCTGGGTTCATAA